In Nissabacter sp. SGAir0207, the genomic stretch GTGGGATGGTTTTCAGTTCTTTGTTTGCCAGCGCAGCCGCTTTCTTCACCATCACCATGCCGCGCACGAACTCCGGGACGTCGCTGATTTTGGTATTGCTGATGTAGAAGTTTTCAATCGCACGCAGGGTATGGATCCCATAGTAAGCCTCTGCCGGCACTTCACGGGTGCCCAGCAGATCTTCTTCGATACGAATAGTGTTAGACATAGAACCTTCTTGTTTGATGCCGTAAATGGATGACTGAATAAATAGTAGTCTTTGAGCTGAATCGTGCCTGCGCCACAGGATAAACCACCGCCCCGCTGGCGGGCACGATCATATGCTGCTTTTCAAGAAATGCACGTGCGCGGCTCACTCCCCACGCAATCCATCCCGCCCAGTTGTATATCTGTGAAGGAGTTCACACTTCCCGCCCGGCCAGAAGAAAAGTCACCGGTACGGTTGAATTCTCCCGCTGGCAGCACCATCTCAAGGTAGTCAGCCCGGTTGCGTGGCAGCCTGGCCCCCATTTTTACGCGTTGGCGACCAACATGCCAGCGCGTTTGCTGAAAGGAGAGTGCGGTGCGTCTGTTACCGTTATTGGTGATATTTCTGCTGGCCTACATCGAAATATCGCTGTTTATCCAGGTTGCCCATGTGCTGGGCGTCTTCCTTACCCTGCTGCTGGTGATCTTCACCTCCGGCGTTGGGATTTCGCTGGTGCGCAATGAGGGGATGAAGACCCTGATGCAGATCCAGCAAAAGCTGGCGCTGGGCGAAAGCCCGGCGGCAGAGATGGTCAAGAGCGTGTCGCTGCTGCTGGCGGGCTTCCTGCTGCTGCTGCCCGGTTTCTTTACTGACTTCCTCGGCCTGCT encodes the following:
- a CDS encoding FxsA family protein; amino-acid sequence: MRLLPLLVIFLLAYIEISLFIQVAHVLGVFLTLLLVIFTSGVGISLVRNEGMKTLMQIQQKLALGESPAAEMVKSVSLLLAGFLLLLPGFFTDFLGLLLLLPPVQKHLTLKLLPHLTFSRSGFRAGQGGGATFEGEYQRKDEYHERLGHTDREKDDK